One segment of Leptodactylus fuscus isolate aLepFus1 chromosome 7, aLepFus1.hap2, whole genome shotgun sequence DNA contains the following:
- the SIGIRR gene encoding single Ig IL-1-related receptor, protein MTVTECGFPITLLSPAEVEQELWPLLGTMVSLNCTMQVPGSCNDSITWQKDEKAALHLYTGQSIAWNGLNSSVKILTGVLDINLTTEDDYGRFTCHLQNVSAAFTLHKTDKAGHIAAVAFALCVFALLVIGIILYLKCRLNMNLWYRDKYGDPEINDGRLFDAYVSFCPSNIDTKFTNFILKPHLENRYGYKLHLDEQSLLPSTEPSAELLMNVSRSRRLIVVLSAAYLGQEWCQNNFRDGFFRLLELSQTPIFILFENQYKDLPAEVIQLLNSQKGTLKILMWKSDSVSPASEFWKELRLALPRKISLSEGKGDPQIQCQDDKDPMLTVNSEATDLDPDGDLGVRRSFYKSPPPRIAPVTRVPDREPIEDVDISDLGSRNYSARSDYYCLVTEPEI, encoded by the exons ATGACCG TTACAGAATGTGGGTTTCCGATTACTCTCCTTTCACCTGCCGAGGTGGAGCAGGAGTTATGGCCGCTCTTGGGCACCATGGTGTCTCTCAACTGTACGATGCAAGTACCTGGCTCATGTAATGACAGCATCACGTGGCAGAAAGATGAGAAAGCGGCGCTGCACCTATACACCGGACAAAGCATTGCGTG GAATGGTCTTAATAGTTCAGTGAAGATTCTGACCGGTGTCTTAGATATTAATCTTACCACGGAGGACGATTACGGACGGTTCACATGTCACCTGCAGAACGTCTCTGCCGCATTTACTCTCCATAAAACAG ATAAAGCTGGGCACATAGCGGCCGTTGCCTTTGCGCTATGTGTGTTTGCTCTCTTGGTAATCGGTATTATTCTTTACCTCAAGTGTCGGCTAAATATGAATCTTTGGTACAGAGACAAATATGGAGACCCGGAAATAAATG ACGGCCGTTTGTTTGATGCCTACGTCTCTTTTTGCCCATCAAACATTGACACAAAGTTCACCAATTTCATCCTGAAGCCGCACTTGGAGAACAGATACGGCTACAAACTGCACCTCGATGAGCAAAGTCTCCTGCCGAGCACAG AGCCTTCCGCCGAGCTGCTTATGAATGTCAGCCGCAGCCGACGTCTGATAGTGGTCCTATCGGCGGCGTATCTAGGGCAGGAATGGTGCCAAAATAACTTCAG GGACGGTTTCTTTCGCCTCCTGGAACTCTCGCAGACGCCCATCTTCATCCTGTTTGAGAATCAGTACAAGGACTTGCCTGCAGAAGTTATCCAGCTGCTCAATAGCCAGAAAGGAACATTGAAGATTCTCATGTGGAAGTCGGATTCTGTG TCTCCCGCCTCCGAGTTTTGGAAGGAACTTCGTCTTGCCCTCCCTCGCAAGATTTCACTTTCTGAAGGCAAAGGGGATCCTCAGATTCAGTGTCAGGATGATAAGGATCCGATGCTGACTGTAAACAGCGAAGCAACAGATCTTGACCCCGATGGAGACCTAG GTGTTCGAAGGAGTTTTTATAAATCTCCACCACCCCGGATAGCCCCAGTGACTCGTGTGCCAGACAGAGAACCTATAGAAGATGTGGATATCTCAGATTTAGGGTCACGGAACTACTCGGCCAGGTCGGATTATTATTGTCTGGTCACTGAGCCTGAAATCtag